One genomic window of Aliiroseovarius sp. M344 includes the following:
- a CDS encoding DUF6324 family protein: MGINDESDIDANLQIGPTSLGMVRLYVEGGGVELPMDFEPEEAEEIAEELRAAAAQARAMTDGSGKKR, translated from the coding sequence ATGGGCATCAACGACGAAAGCGACATCGACGCGAACCTTCAGATCGGACCAACTTCGCTTGGGATGGTGCGGCTTTACGTCGAAGGTGGCGGCGTTGAACTGCCGATGGATTTTGAGCCGGAAGAGGCCGAAGAAATCGCAGAAGAGCTGAGGGCTGCCGCCGCGCAAGCACGTGCCATGACCGATGGGTCCGGCAAGAAACGCTGA
- a CDS encoding MmcB family DNA repair protein, with protein MPNQTLMPGQLLARGVCRHMLSHGFVTVEELVPARGLRVDVMALGPKGEVWVIECKSSRVDFTSDQKWQGYLEWCDRYFWAVDADFPTDLLPDETGLIIADSYDAEIIRMGPEDKLAPARRKVMVQKFATHAARRLQGFRDPGVVAFTDGQG; from the coding sequence ATGCCAAACCAAACCCTGATGCCCGGCCAGTTGCTGGCGCGCGGCGTGTGTCGACACATGTTAAGCCACGGTTTTGTCACCGTCGAAGAGCTGGTGCCAGCACGTGGATTGCGTGTCGATGTGATGGCTCTTGGCCCCAAAGGTGAGGTTTGGGTGATCGAATGCAAATCGTCGCGTGTCGATTTCACCTCGGATCAGAAATGGCAAGGTTATCTGGAATGGTGCGACCGGTATTTCTGGGCCGTTGACGCGGACTTTCCCACAGACCTTTTGCCCGATGAGACCGGGTTGATCATTGCCGACAGCTATGACGCTGAGATCATTCGCATGGGGCCGGAAGACAAGCTGGCACCGGCGCGCCGCAAGGTGATGGTGCAAAAATTTGCCACCCATGCAGCGCGACGGTTGCAGGGGTTTCGCGATCCGGGCGTTGTGGCCTTCACGGATGGACAAGGATAG
- a CDS encoding PQQ-dependent sugar dehydrogenase, whose amino-acid sequence MRKLALILLFSLSAFWGPAHAADPFDLEGSAGGMLRATPIASFNSPWSMSFISDTQMLVATKPGELWLVTTDGATRAVLGVPAPVVGGQGGLGDVVPHPDFATNGMIYLSYIESHDGADTRGAVVVRGTLSLGDQPALSNIERVWSQYPHRNGAGHFSHRIAFGPEGSAQAGKLFITSGDRQEQTPAQRWDMALGKIIRLNDDGTIPADNPFQDQGELAKSFWTLGHRNLLGIAFDAGGQLWAHEMGPRHGDELNLIEPGLNYGWPVVSMGDNYSGKAIPDHDTRPEFAAPKAFWVPSIAPSGLVIYSGEMFPEWTGNALIGGLVSKALIRVQIDGTTAREVERFSWNARVREVEQGPDGALWVLEDRAGGRLLRLSKP is encoded by the coding sequence ATGAGAAAGCTGGCCTTAATTCTGCTTTTCAGTCTGTCGGCCTTTTGGGGCCCTGCCCATGCAGCTGACCCGTTCGATCTTGAGGGATCAGCCGGCGGCATGTTGAGGGCCACCCCCATTGCCAGTTTCAACAGCCCGTGGTCGATGAGCTTTATCAGCGACACGCAGATGTTGGTTGCAACCAAACCGGGTGAATTGTGGCTTGTGACCACCGATGGGGCGACGCGCGCGGTGCTGGGCGTTCCAGCCCCGGTGGTGGGCGGTCAAGGTGGGCTGGGCGACGTGGTGCCGCACCCGGATTTTGCTACAAATGGAATGATTTACCTGTCCTATATTGAAAGCCATGATGGCGCGGACACGCGGGGGGCAGTCGTTGTGCGCGGCACGCTGTCTTTGGGTGATCAACCCGCGCTGTCGAATATCGAACGGGTGTGGAGCCAGTACCCACATCGCAACGGTGCTGGCCATTTCTCGCACCGGATCGCTTTTGGTCCGGAGGGGTCCGCCCAAGCAGGCAAGCTGTTCATCACGTCGGGCGACCGGCAAGAACAAACTCCGGCGCAGCGCTGGGACATGGCGCTTGGCAAGATCATTCGCCTGAATGATGACGGAACGATCCCAGCCGACAACCCGTTTCAGGATCAGGGCGAGCTTGCGAAAAGCTTTTGGACGCTCGGCCATCGCAATTTGCTGGGCATCGCCTTTGATGCTGGCGGGCAGCTCTGGGCCCACGAAATGGGTCCGCGCCACGGGGACGAGCTGAACCTGATCGAGCCCGGCCTGAACTATGGTTGGCCGGTGGTGTCGATGGGCGACAACTACAGCGGCAAAGCCATTCCCGACCACGACACGCGCCCCGAATTTGCGGCCCCTAAAGCGTTCTGGGTGCCCAGCATCGCGCCGTCCGGTCTGGTGATTTATTCTGGCGAAATGTTCCCCGAATGGACGGGCAATGCCTTGATCGGTGGGCTCGTCAGCAAAGCCCTGATCCGGGTGCAGATTGACGGCACAACAGCGCGCGAGGTTGAACGGTTCAGCTGGAACGCCCGCGTGCGCGAAGTGGAACAAGGCCCGGACGGTGCGCTTTGGGTGTTGGAAGACAGGGCGGGAGGTCGATTGTTGCGACTGTCAAAACCCTGA
- the nusB gene encoding transcription antitermination factor NusB: MTLSGNQKRQMKSAARFFAVQALFQMEASGLTADRVMVEFENHRFGEEFDDYAMAEADSQLFRRLVEDAVNHQAKIDQMTDRALVAKWPIARIDPTLRALFRAAGAELIKGDAPPKVVITEFVDIAKAFFPESDEGKFANAVLDHMAREAKPEAF, encoded by the coding sequence ATGACGCTTTCCGGCAACCAGAAACGCCAGATGAAATCTGCCGCCCGCTTCTTCGCGGTGCAGGCATTGTTTCAGATGGAAGCCTCGGGCCTGACCGCCGACCGGGTGATGGTCGAGTTTGAAAACCATCGCTTTGGCGAAGAGTTCGACGACTATGCGATGGCCGAAGCTGACAGCCAGTTGTTTCGCAGGCTGGTCGAAGATGCGGTGAACCATCAGGCCAAGATCGACCAGATGACCGACCGGGCGCTGGTCGCCAAATGGCCCATTGCCCGCATTGACCCGACCTTGCGCGCCTTGTTCCGGGCCGCCGGGGCCGAGCTGATCAAAGGTGACGCGCCGCCCAAAGTTGTCATCACCGAATTCGTGGATATCGCCAAAGCGTTTTTCCCGGAAAGTGACGAAGGCAAATTTGCCAATGCCGTGCTGGATCACATGGCGCGTGAGGCAAAGCCCGAAGCGTTCTGA
- a CDS encoding 6,7-dimethyl-8-ribityllumazine synthase — protein sequence MAKAEQHYVLDRPAFDKPVKLLIVVAPYYKDIADNLVAGAKAEIEAAGGTWDIVEVPGALEVPTAIAMADRLSNFDGYVALGCVIRGETTHYDTVCNDSSRAIQMMGLNGLCIGNGILTVENRKQAEVRADTKDQNKGGGAAAAALHLVALSRKWAGASKGVGFKSISDSIRLAGETKDTPTA from the coding sequence ATGGCCAAAGCTGAACAGCATTACGTTCTGGACCGTCCGGCATTTGACAAGCCGGTGAAGCTGCTGATTGTCGTCGCCCCGTATTACAAGGACATTGCCGACAATCTGGTCGCAGGCGCCAAGGCGGAAATCGAAGCGGCTGGCGGCACGTGGGACATTGTCGAAGTGCCCGGTGCATTGGAAGTTCCGACGGCCATTGCGATGGCAGATCGGCTGTCCAATTTCGACGGCTACGTGGCGTTGGGCTGTGTGATCCGGGGGGAAACCACCCATTACGATACGGTCTGCAACGACAGCTCGCGGGCGATCCAGATGATGGGGTTGAACGGGCTGTGCATCGGCAACGGCATCCTGACCGTCGAGAACCGCAAGCAGGCCGAAGTGCGGGCTGACACCAAGGATCAAAATAAAGGCGGCGGGGCGGCGGCTGCGGCCTTGCATCTGGTCGCGCTTTCGCGCAAATGGGCCGGCGCAAGCAAAGGTGTCGGGTTCAAGTCGATCTCGGATTCTATCAGGCTTGCAGGTGAGACGAAGGATACCCCAACCGCATGA
- the ribB gene encoding 3,4-dihydroxy-2-butanone-4-phosphate synthase, with the protein MSERSTYETPGPVEASLSDAIATAEEIIEEARAGRMYILVDHEDRENEGDFVIPADACDAAAVNFMATYGRGLICLPMEAARIEALGLPMMSMHNSSRHETAFTTSIEAREGVSTGISAADRALTVATAINPDNGPAQIATPGHVFPLRARNGGVLVRAGHTEAAVDISRLAGRAPAGVICEIMNEDGTMARLPELVEIAQKHGLKIGTISDLITYRRRNDNLVRETSREVITSQYGGEWEMRIFTDLTHEIEHVVLIKGDISTPEPVLVRTHALQEAQDVLGLGPRPADELPRAMQIIADEGRGVVCLFREPRKTLHANDDDDGPRTVRQIGLGSQILSTLGLHDMVLLTDSPETRYVGLDAYGLTITGTRPIQKD; encoded by the coding sequence ATGAGCGAACGCAGCACATATGAAACGCCGGGCCCGGTCGAGGCCAGCTTGTCCGACGCGATCGCGACAGCCGAAGAGATCATTGAAGAGGCTCGGGCGGGGCGGATGTATATCCTCGTTGACCATGAGGATCGCGAAAACGAGGGTGATTTTGTCATTCCCGCCGATGCCTGCGACGCGGCGGCGGTGAATTTCATGGCCACCTATGGTCGCGGCCTGATTTGTCTGCCGATGGAAGCCGCGCGGATCGAGGCGCTGGGCTTGCCGATGATGTCGATGCACAACTCCTCGCGGCACGAAACCGCGTTCACCACGTCGATTGAGGCGCGCGAAGGCGTCAGCACGGGTATTTCCGCCGCTGACCGTGCGCTGACCGTTGCGACTGCGATCAATCCAGACAACGGCCCGGCCCAGATCGCGACGCCCGGCCACGTCTTCCCTTTGCGCGCGCGCAATGGTGGCGTGCTTGTGCGGGCAGGGCATACGGAAGCTGCCGTTGATATTTCACGTCTGGCCGGACGCGCACCCGCAGGTGTAATCTGCGAGATCATGAACGAAGATGGCACCATGGCGCGGTTGCCGGAACTGGTCGAGATTGCCCAGAAACACGGCCTGAAGATTGGCACGATTTCGGACCTGATCACCTATCGCCGCCGAAACGACAACCTTGTGCGCGAAACCTCGCGTGAGGTGATCACCTCGCAATATGGTGGCGAATGGGAGATGCGGATCTTCACCGACCTGACCCACGAAATCGAGCATGTGGTGCTGATCAAGGGCGACATCTCGACCCCCGAGCCGGTTCTGGTGCGCACCCATGCCCTGCAAGAGGCGCAGGATGTTTTGGGTCTTGGCCCGCGCCCCGCTGATGAATTGCCGCGCGCGATGCAGATCATCGCGGATGAGGGCAGGGGCGTTGTCTGCCTGTTCCGTGAACCGCGCAAGACGCTGCATGCCAACGACGATGATGACGGCCCGCGCACGGTACGCCAGATCGGGCTTGGCTCGCAGATCCTGTCCACGTTGGGGCTTCACGATATGGTCCTTTTGACCGACAGTCCCGAAACCCGCTATGTCGGGCTGGACGCCTATGGGCTGACCATCACCGGCACCCGCCCCATTCAGAAGGATTGA
- a CDS encoding NYN domain-containing protein translates to MSGELLMVENGLAAHADNAVVALLIDGENISSALAGKIIVEAGKFGDLIVKRVYGSASRIKGWDEAPGIKLIHTGSGKNAADIALALDAAELSFSGRIEKFALVSSDGDFSHLATFLRERGHIVSGIGEAKSPANYRKSCSVWTLLNTNPDDLDARILAEMQKQEDGLLINRVSPTIRTALSITLTDLDEKNWRKYFEARLDRYEITGEAQQTRITAR, encoded by the coding sequence TTGAGTGGAGAGTTGTTAATGGTTGAGAATGGTTTAGCAGCGCATGCCGATAACGCAGTTGTTGCGTTGCTGATTGATGGTGAAAATATATCAAGTGCCTTGGCGGGTAAGATTATCGTGGAAGCGGGCAAATTTGGCGACCTGATAGTCAAGCGTGTTTATGGAAGTGCATCACGTATCAAAGGCTGGGATGAGGCCCCTGGTATCAAACTGATTCACACGGGTTCTGGTAAGAATGCTGCAGACATCGCGCTTGCGCTCGATGCAGCAGAGTTGAGCTTTTCGGGCCGTATTGAGAAATTTGCGTTGGTAAGTTCAGACGGAGATTTTTCCCACCTTGCAACCTTTCTAAGAGAGCGTGGGCACATTGTGTCGGGGATAGGTGAAGCAAAATCACCGGCGAACTACCGCAAGTCCTGTTCAGTTTGGACATTGTTAAACACCAACCCTGATGATTTGGATGCCCGCATTCTTGCGGAGATGCAAAAGCAGGAAGACGGGTTGTTAATAAATCGCGTTAGTCCAACGATCCGCACGGCTCTGAGTATCACGCTTACCGATCTGGACGAAAAAAACTGGCGCAAGTATTTCGAAGCCCGTTTGGATAGGTACGAGATCACAGGCGAGGCGCAACAGACCCGAATTACAGCGCGTTAG
- a CDS encoding MBL fold metallo-hydrolase, translating to MTLIRPTRRDLLRLAAVAPAFAMPATARAMLGAPTSGNPAHFSFTLGEARLTVVSDGYFSLPGSGLAVNAPEDERLAFLKDHYLDPERGYSHTNHLYIEIGEARVLVDVGSGTRWFDTTGRLIGNLEAAGIDPMGITHVVITHAHPDHIWGIRDDFDEPIFPDAEYIIGEAERAYWLQDGLVDQVTPERQQFVVGAVNAINADGVEWTLAGGETEVVPGVRLLDSPGHTPGHMSVMIDSGGQQLIATGDALTHAYTNFAHPEWYNETDDDGDLTVTSRRKILDMAASDRIAVLGYHFPFPGVGHVRRVGDAFQFVPALWQF from the coding sequence ATGACCCTGATCCGCCCAACCCGCCGTGACCTTCTGCGCCTTGCCGCCGTTGCCCCTGCTTTCGCCATGCCCGCCACGGCGCGTGCCATGCTGGGCGCACCGACGTCTGGCAACCCGGCGCATTTCAGCTTCACACTGGGCGAGGCGAGGCTGACTGTTGTATCGGACGGCTATTTTTCGCTGCCCGGAAGCGGGCTGGCAGTGAATGCGCCCGAGGACGAGCGGCTCGCGTTCCTCAAAGATCATTATCTTGATCCAGAGCGCGGTTATTCCCACACCAACCACCTTTATATCGAAATCGGCGAGGCGCGGGTGTTGGTCGATGTCGGCTCTGGCACGCGGTGGTTCGATACGACAGGGCGGTTGATAGGCAACCTAGAGGCCGCGGGCATTGACCCGATGGGCATCACCCATGTGGTGATCACCCATGCCCACCCGGATCACATCTGGGGCATCCGCGATGATTTCGACGAGCCGATCTTCCCGGACGCCGAATACATCATAGGCGAGGCCGAGCGTGCCTATTGGCTGCAGGACGGGCTGGTCGATCAGGTGACCCCCGAACGCCAGCAATTTGTTGTCGGCGCGGTCAATGCAATCAACGCCGATGGGGTGGAATGGACGCTCGCGGGGGGCGAAACCGAGGTCGTGCCCGGTGTGCGCCTGCTCGACAGCCCCGGCCATACACCTGGCCATATGTCGGTGATGATCGACAGCGGCGGACAACAACTGATCGCCACCGGCGACGCGTTGACCCATGCCTATACCAATTTCGCCCATCCCGAGTGGTATAACGAGACGGATGACGACGGCGACCTGACCGTCACCAGCCGTCGCAAGATCCTCGACATGGCGGCGTCAGACCGGATCGCGGTTCTGGGCTATCACTTCCCATTCCCCGGCGTGGGCCACGTGCGCCGCGTCGGCGACGCCTTCCAGTTTGTGCCGGCGTTGTGGCAGTTCTGA
- a CDS encoding riboflavin synthase: protein MFTGIITDIGRVAALEQAGDMRARIETAYDTGGIDIGASIASDGVCLTVVALGDTWYDVEISSETVSKTNLGAWDVGHKVNLERALKVGDELGGHIVSGHVDGVAQIVSMKVEGDSTRVRFRAPTDLARFIAPKGSVALNGTSLTVNEVEGDEFGVNLISHTKEVTNWGQAKVGDRVNLEIDTLARYVARLAEYG, encoded by the coding sequence ATGTTCACAGGGATCATCACCGATATAGGGCGCGTCGCCGCGCTGGAGCAAGCGGGTGATATGCGGGCGCGGATCGAAACCGCCTATGACACCGGCGGCATCGATATCGGCGCGTCGATCGCCTCGGATGGGGTGTGCCTGACGGTCGTCGCGCTGGGCGATACTTGGTATGACGTTGAAATATCGTCGGAAACCGTGTCGAAAACCAACCTTGGCGCTTGGGACGTCGGCCACAAGGTCAATCTTGAACGTGCTTTGAAGGTCGGGGACGAGTTGGGCGGACATATCGTATCGGGTCATGTGGACGGCGTGGCCCAGATTGTGTCGATGAAGGTCGAAGGCGACAGCACCCGTGTGCGATTTCGCGCGCCTACGGATCTGGCGCGATTCATTGCGCCCAAAGGGTCGGTGGCGTTGAATGGCACATCCCTGACGGTGAATGAGGTTGAGGGTGATGAGTTCGGGGTGAACCTGATTTCGCATACCAAAGAGGTGACCAACTGGGGGCAGGCCAAGGTTGGCGACCGGGTCAACCTTGAGATTGACACACTGGCCCGTTACGTGGCGCGGTTGGCTGAATACGGCTAA
- a CDS encoding capsule biosynthesis protein, whose protein sequence is MSTITGQERRFLLLQGPHGPFFWQLGRMLRAAGAKVWRVGFNKGDEVFWRDRESFLPFTEPHTAWPDHFSDLLDQHTITDIVLYGDTRPIHAQAVEIAKARGLGIHVFEEGYLRPYWVTYEREGSNGNSHLMQMGVSQMQDILANAELDIPEAPAHWGDMRHHVFYGALYHWFVMFANRRYRNFQPHRALSVGHELNLYLMRLLLMPFIAADRIAATLRIKYGGFPYHLVPLQLEHDSSFQNHSPFNTMTEFLEVVIEGFSRGAPTHHHLVFKAHPLEDGRVPQRKEIRRIAQKYGVLDRVHYVRGGKLAKLLDHARSAVTVNSTAAQQVLWRGLPLKVFGDAVFDKPEFVSSQPIEEFFDLPSRPDSRAYRDYRHFLLETSQVTGGFYASRGRRQLLRQVVDMMLAADDPYQALKRGTAAPRQQLRVVN, encoded by the coding sequence ATGAGCACAATCACCGGCCAAGAACGACGGTTCCTGCTTCTGCAAGGCCCACACGGGCCTTTCTTTTGGCAGTTGGGTCGCATGCTTCGTGCCGCTGGTGCCAAAGTGTGGCGCGTAGGTTTCAACAAAGGGGACGAAGTTTTCTGGCGTGATCGCGAGAGTTTCCTGCCCTTTACCGAGCCACACACAGCATGGCCCGACCACTTTTCCGACCTTCTGGATCAACACACTATCACCGATATCGTCCTATACGGTGACACGCGCCCAATCCACGCTCAGGCGGTCGAGATCGCGAAGGCGCGCGGGCTGGGCATCCACGTGTTCGAAGAAGGTTACTTACGCCCCTATTGGGTCACGTATGAGCGTGAGGGGTCGAACGGCAATTCCCACCTGATGCAGATGGGCGTAAGCCAGATGCAGGATATCCTGGCCAATGCCGAACTTGATATCCCGGAAGCGCCAGCCCACTGGGGCGACATGCGCCATCACGTGTTCTATGGCGCGTTGTATCATTGGTTCGTGATGTTCGCGAACCGTCGCTATCGCAACTTCCAACCACACCGGGCATTAAGCGTCGGGCATGAGTTGAACCTTTATCTGATGCGGTTGTTGCTGATGCCCTTTATCGCCGCCGACCGGATCGCCGCCACATTGCGTATCAAGTATGGGGGCTTTCCCTATCATCTTGTTCCGTTACAGCTGGAGCACGACTCGAGCTTCCAAAATCACAGCCCGTTCAATACGATGACAGAGTTTCTTGAAGTTGTGATTGAAGGATTTTCCAGAGGCGCACCGACCCATCATCACCTTGTCTTCAAGGCGCACCCGCTGGAAGACGGGCGTGTGCCCCAGCGCAAAGAAATTCGTCGCATTGCACAGAAATACGGCGTCCTTGATCGGGTTCATTATGTGCGCGGTGGCAAATTGGCAAAGCTCTTGGACCACGCACGATCGGCTGTGACCGTCAATTCGACAGCGGCGCAACAGGTGTTGTGGCGGGGTTTGCCTCTGAAGGTCTTCGGCGACGCAGTCTTTGACAAACCCGAGTTTGTTTCGTCGCAACCGATCGAAGAGTTTTTCGATCTGCCGTCCCGCCCCGACAGCCGCGCCTATCGCGACTATCGTCACTTTCTGCTGGAAACCAGCCAAGTGACGGGTGGCTTTTACGCGTCTCGCGGACGGCGCCAATTGCTGCGCCAAGTGGTTGATATGATGCTGGCAGCCGACGATCCCTACCAAGCGCTTAAGCGTGGAACAGCGGCACCTCGGCAACAGTTGCGCGTCGTAAATTAA
- a CDS encoding polysaccharide biosynthesis/export family protein, translated as MNIVGKTSVRTAALCALVVSLSACGLPRTGPNKSELIAQTGVQSKDAITVLVDDHVTRATAVVPPLGFSSNFANAPLVGSDTVQPGDTLGISIWENVDNGILTTAGAPASLEEMQVDGSGFIFIPYAGRIKASGNSPETIRRVITRKLAEQTPDPQVVVRRLAGDGSTVTITGAVGGQGVYPIERPTRTLNAMLAKAGGVAISPEIAKIKVNRGSETGEVWFEDLFDHPETDIALRGGDRILVEEDTRSFTALGATGGQSRVRFETQTLSAMEAIAQVGGLSSSSADPKGVFILRDEDADVANNVLGRRDIRGTQRMIYVLNLTEPNGMFMARDFIIRDGDTVYVTEAPYTQWTKALSALTGSLATAGSIASLNQSLAGSSD; from the coding sequence GTGAACATCGTAGGCAAGACGTCGGTCCGTACAGCGGCCCTTTGTGCGTTGGTCGTATCGCTTAGTGCTTGCGGCCTTCCCCGGACAGGGCCAAACAAAAGCGAATTGATCGCGCAGACGGGCGTTCAATCAAAAGATGCTATCACGGTTCTAGTTGACGATCATGTCACGCGGGCAACAGCAGTCGTCCCGCCGCTGGGCTTCAGCAGTAATTTTGCCAATGCGCCGTTGGTTGGGTCAGATACTGTTCAGCCGGGCGACACGCTGGGTATTTCGATCTGGGAAAATGTTGACAATGGCATTCTGACCACGGCTGGTGCGCCAGCGTCGCTTGAAGAGATGCAGGTCGACGGCTCAGGTTTCATTTTCATTCCTTATGCAGGCCGGATTAAAGCTTCGGGCAACTCGCCCGAGACGATCCGCCGCGTGATCACCCGCAAACTGGCGGAACAAACGCCCGATCCGCAGGTCGTGGTGCGCCGCCTTGCCGGCGACGGATCCACCGTGACCATCACGGGCGCAGTTGGCGGTCAGGGTGTGTATCCGATTGAACGCCCCACCCGCACTCTAAATGCAATGCTCGCCAAGGCTGGCGGCGTTGCCATTTCACCCGAAATTGCAAAGATCAAAGTGAACCGGGGATCTGAAACCGGCGAAGTTTGGTTCGAAGACCTTTTCGATCACCCGGAAACCGATATCGCCCTGCGCGGCGGTGACCGCATTCTGGTCGAAGAAGACACGCGCTCGTTTACAGCACTTGGTGCGACCGGCGGCCAAAGCCGTGTCCGATTTGAAACCCAAACCTTGTCTGCGATGGAAGCCATTGCACAGGTGGGCGGTTTGTCATCTTCCTCTGCTGATCCCAAAGGCGTGTTCATCTTGCGCGATGAGGACGCAGACGTTGCCAATAATGTATTGGGCCGCCGCGACATTAGGGGAACGCAGCGCATGATCTATGTGCTGAACCTGACAGAACCCAACGGCATGTTCATGGCGCGTGATTTCATCATCCGTGACGGGGATACTGTATACGTGACCGAAGCGCCTTATACGCAATGGACCAAAGCTCTGTCCGCGCTGACCGGGTCACTGGCCACGGCAGGCTCGATCGCGTCGCTGAACCAGTCTTTGGCCGGGTCGTCCGATTAA